The following proteins come from a genomic window of Oncorhynchus mykiss isolate Arlee chromosome 19, USDA_OmykA_1.1, whole genome shotgun sequence:
- the degs2 gene encoding sphingolipid delta(4)-desaturase/C4-monooxygenase DES2 encodes MDKTGERGDFEWVYNDQPHTSRRKEILAKYPEIKSLMGPDPQLKWVVTGMVLTQLLACYMVHDLPWKWVFFWSYGFGGCINHSLTLAIHDISHNVAFGNKLARLNRWFAIWANLPIGLPYSASFKKYHIDHHRYLGGDGLDVDIPTDAEGWFFCTPLRKVLWLFLQPLFYALRPLVVNPKPVSRLEMMNAAVQFAVNFVIFYLWGLKPIVYLIAGSILCMGLHPISGHFIAEHYMFLKGHETYSYYGSLNRITFNVGYHMEHHDFPSIPGSKLPQVKKMAAEYYDSLPQHTSWTRVLWDFVFDDSIGPYTRIKREYKLVKQE; translated from the exons CAAAATACCCAGAGATCAAGTCCCTGATGGGGCCTGACCCCCAGTTGAAGTGGGTGGTGACAGGGATGGTCCTCACCCAGCTTCTGGCTTGCTACATGGTCCACGACCTCCCCTGGAAGTGGGTGTTCTTCTGGTCATACGGCTTCGGCGGCTGCATCAACCACTCGCTGACCCTCGCCATTCACGATATCTCCCACAACGTTGCGTTCGGCAACAAGCTGGCGCGCCTCAACCGCTGGTTCGCCATATGGGCCAACCTCCCCATTGGACTGCCCTACTCGGCCTCGTTCAAGAAGTACCACATCGACCACCACCGCTACCTGGGTGGCGATGGCCTAGATGTGGACATCCCCACGGACGCGGAGGGCTGGTTCTTTTGCACACCCCTGCGGAAGGTCCTGTGGCTCTTCCTCCAGCCATTGTTCTACGCACTGCGCCCTCTAGTGGTGAACCCCAAGCCAGTCTCCAGACTAGAGATGATGAATGCCGCTGTTCAATTTGCAGTGAACTTTGTGATATTCTACCTATGGGGGCTGAAGCCAATTGTTTACCTCATAGCCGGGTCCATTTTATGCATGGGCCTACATCCCATCTCTGGACACTTCATAGCGGAGCACTACATGTTCTTGAAGGGACACGAGACATACTCCTACTACGGCTCACTGAACCGGATCACCTTCAACGTGGGTTACCACATGGAGCACCATGACTTCCCCAGTATACCTGGCAGTAAGCTGCCTCAG GTGAAGAAGATGGCAGCAGAGTACTACGACTCCCTACCACAGCACACTTCCTGGACCCGGGTGTTGTGGGACTTTGTCTTTGATGACAGCATCGGTCCCTACACCAGGATCAAGCGGGAATATAAGCTGGTCAAGCAGGAGTAG